A DNA window from Paralichthys olivaceus isolate ysfri-2021 chromosome 11, ASM2471397v2, whole genome shotgun sequence contains the following coding sequences:
- the wdfy1 gene encoding WD repeat and FYVE domain-containing protein 1, whose protein sequence is MAAEIHSRPQTARPVLLNKIEGHSDAVNIAVLIPKEDGVITVSEDRTIRVWLKRDSGQYWPSIYHTVSSPCSCMSYHHDSRRIFIGQDNGAVVEFLISEDFNKMSHVKTYPAHQNRVSDMVFSLESEWVVSTGHDKSVSWMCTQSGSMLGRHYFTAWASCLQYDHETQHTFVGDYSGQITLLKLEKQTYSTITTLKGHEGSIGALWWDPVQRLLFSGASDHSIIMWDIGGRKGRTLLLQGHHERVQALRYLQLTRQLVSCSADGGMAVWNMDTQREEAPQWLDSDSCQKCEQPFFWNIKQMWDTKTMGLRQHHCRKCGKAVCGKCSSKRSTFPIMGFEFPVRVCDACFDTIKEEDRTPLASFHEGKHNIAHMDMDPSRGLMVTCGSDRIVKIWDMTQVVGCSLATGFSPR, encoded by the exons ATGGCTGCGGAGATTCACTCGAGGCCCCAGACCGCCAGACCGGTTCTCCTCAACAAGATCGAGGGCCACTCGGACGCCGTCAACATCGCCGTTTTGATCCCGAAGGAGGATGGAGTGATCACGGTCAGCGAGGACAG AACGATTCGGGTATGGCTGAAGAGAGACAGCGGTCAGTACTGGCCAAGTATCTACCACACAGTCTCCT CTCCATGCTCTTGCATGTCATACCACCATGACAGCAGACGCATCTTCATAGGCCAGGACAATGGAGCTGTTGTG GAGTTTCTCATCTCTGAAGATTTCAACAAGATGAGCCATGTCAAAACATATCCAG ccCACCAGAACCGTGTGTCAGATATGGTGTTCTCCCTGGAGAGTGAGTGGGTGGTGAGCACTGGTCATGACAAGAGTGTTAGCTGGATGTGCACCCAGAGTGGAAGCATGCTGGGGAGACACTACTTCACCGCCTGGGCCTCCTGCCTACA ATACGATCACGAGACGCAACACACCTTCGTTGGCGATTACTCAGGACAGATCACGCTATTGAAACTGGAAAAGCAGACGTATTCTACAATCACCACGCTGAAGGGTCATGAAG GAAGTATAGGAGCTCTGTGGTGGGACCCTGTCCAGAGGCTGCTGTTCTCAGGGGCCTCCGACCACAGCATCATCATGTGGGACATTGGGGGGCGTAAAGGACGGACGCTCCTGTTGCAGGGCCACCA CGAACGCGTTCAGGCCCTGCGCTACCTCCAGTTGACGAGGCAGCTGGTGTCGTGCTCGGCTGACGGAGGCATGGCAGTGTGGAAcatggacacacagagagaagag GCGCCTCAGTGGTTAGACAGTGACTCCTGTCAGAAGTGTGAGCAGCCTTTCTTCTGGAACATCAAGCAGATGTGGGACACTAAGACTATGGGGCTCAGACAG CACCACTGCAGGAAGTGCGGCAAAGCTGTGTGTGGAAAATGCAGCTCCAAACGCTCCACGTTTCCAATCATGGGCTTTGAATTCCCTGTGCGGGTGTGTGACGCCTGCTTTGACACCATCAAAGAAGAAGA tcGAACACCACTGGCCTCGTTCCACGAAGGGAAACACAACATCGCCCACATGGACATGGACCCATCCAGAGGCCTGATGGTCACGTGTGGAAGCGACCGGATTGTTAAG ATCTGGGATATGACGCAGGTGGTTGGCTGTAGCTTAGCAACAGGCTTCTCTCCACGCTGA
- the dhrs12la gene encoding DHRS-12_like_SDR_c-like domain-containing protein translates to MSLYRNSAWFLKGMTEFTRSAFLSASKQFVEKDLEVAMAGRSFMITGANSGIGKATAMAIAKRGGTIHMVCRNKDKAEEARADIVKETGNKEVYVHILDLSETKRVWEFAEAFKRKYKALNVLINNAGAIMSEREVNAEGLEKSFATNVLGVYILTKSLIPLLEKSADPRVITVSSGGMLVQKLRTGNLQSDRGRYDGTMVYAQHKRQQVVMTEQLAKTHTNIHFSVMHPGWVDTPAVANAMPDFHSSMKESLRTPEQGADTAVWLAVSEATAKNPSGRFYQDRKMVSTHLPLAWSHSSPQEELKLMSLLEELAKSFQPH, encoded by the exons ATGTCTCTGTACCGCAACTCCGCCTGGTTCCTGAAGGGAATGACTGAGTTCACCAG GAGCGCCTTCCTGTCCGCCTCCAAGCAGTTTGTGGAGAAGGACCTGGAGGTGGCCATGGCTGGACGCTCCTTCATGATAACAGGAGCCAACAGTGGCATTGGGAAAGCCACCGCCATGGCCATCGCCAAGAGAG GCGGAACCATCCACATGGTCTGCAGGAACAAGGACAAGGCAGAGGAGGCGAGGGCTGACATTGTAAAGGAGACAGGAAATAAA GAGGTCTATGTCCACATCCTGGACCTGTCTGAGACCAAGAGAGTCTGGGAGTTTGCTGAGGCATTTAAGAGGAAGTACAAGGCCCTAAATGTACTG ATCAATAATGCAGGAGCCATCATGAGCGAGAGGGAAGTGAATGCCGAGGGGCTTGAGAAGAGCTTCGCCACCAACGTCCTTG GTGTTTACATCCTCACCAAGAGTCTCATTCCTCTGCTGGAGAAGAGTGCAGATCCCAGAGTG ATCACCGTGTCTTCAGGGGGGATGTTGGTGCAGAAGCTCAGGACAGGAAACCTGCAGTCGGACAGGGGCCGCTACGATGGCACCATGGTCTACGCCCAGCACAAA agGCAGCAGGTGGTGATGACAGAGCAGCTGGCAAAGACTCACACTAACATCCACTTCTCCGTCATGCATCCAGGCTGGGTGGACACTCCAG CGGTGGCCAATGCCATGCCAGACTTCCATAGCTCCATGAAGGAGAGTCTGCGAACCCCTGAGCAGGGGGCTGACACCGCGGTGTGGCTGGCTGTCTCCGAGGCCACAGCCAAAAACCCTAGTGGGCGCTTCTATCAGG acCGGAAGATGGTGTCCACCCACCTGCCCCTGGCCTGGTCCCACAGCTCCCCCCAGGAAGAGCTGAAGTTAATGTCCCTGCTGGAGGAATTGGCCAAGTCATTCCAGCCTCACTGA
- the ap1s3a gene encoding AP-1 complex subunit sigma-3a produces MMRFLLLFSRQGKLRLQKWFTPLTDREKKKMIRDMLMLVLARPPRSCNFLQWRDLKIVYKRYASLYFCVGLEEQDNELLALEVLHRYVELLDRYFGNVCELDIIFNFEKAYFILDEFLMGGEVLETSRLAVGASLEEADTFQETIDEYMSKPAY; encoded by the exons ATG ATGCGCTTCCTGTTGCTGTTCAGCCGGCAGGGGAAGTTGCGGCTGCAGAAATGGTTCACGCCGTTGACGGaccgagagaagaagaaaatgatcCGAGACATGCTGATGTTAGTCTTGGCCCGCCCACCACGTTCCTGCAACTTCCTCCAGTGGAGGGACCTCAAGATTGTTTACAAGAG GTACGCCagcttgtatttctgtgtcGGACTGGAGGAGCAGGATAACGAGCTGCTGGCCCTGGAGGTGCTGCACCGATACGTAGAGCTGTTGGATAGATACTTCGGAAAT GTGTGTGAGCTGGACATCATTTTCAACTTTGAGAAGGCGTACTTCATCCTGGACGAATTCCTGATGGGAGGAGAAGTCTTAGAAACGTCCAGATTAGCTGTGGGTGCATCGCTAGAGGAGGCCGACACATTCCAGGAG ACGATTGACGAATACATGAGCAAGCCTGCCTACTGA
- the scg2a gene encoding secretogranin-2a has translation MHSLPETSATSKLFLICFTTLPLILLFLSSSGVHGVPLREYKLRGSDSGYQRGSVLPAPNIDMLKALEYIESLRQRSGTDSQQHSPLSVGYDADHMDDAEKLRAMLRLASNPTQTKDEDEEEEEGREDKSEELLQAVLSTLQQTEKASKHPSAEGEGIKDSVYPRVQQKQQGIPLHKKLPLMFEDEEGGEEEEDERPDIEHESHFKRTNENVEEKYTPQNLATLQSVFDELEKMNNAKTVQKRQGEEDDMENEEEEEEDDDAFQVRNVAYDDVGGDLALDWGPLQGREEEEEEEGDDKHDIDRGLDYVDDNDEEVDEGDDEEEDDEGYPVKRSNDPDDVANLVDYYLLKVLEKTEEEEQKREIEEEEEKQRAERRAVQAQYREDTFPRTIYEFIQISQKYQIPPEDLMDMLKTGEMMNQIKSQKMNKLNRAQNLLSQISSKKIHKIPEATFYSRRLPDTHKSPEELRTEEILKILGLGATDDRAPVRTQKQYKSSLSRLHTQPARSSGESTPTQRRFPSTLKNDYDNTMAEDELAAYLAAQMPAKYLSSAYSSKASQKRDEAGQSVTGSFEQAIQDYFDRMDSDKSQNEKRQAEDTEGGGGTQMQDFENEAVMKLLSYLNPEIEESDKDGKSVQGYK, from the coding sequence ATGCATTCACTGCCAGAGACCTCTGCCACGAGCAAACTCTTCCTCATTTGTTTCACCACCCTCCCCctaatcctcctcttcctgagcTCCTCTGGTGTTCATGGGGTGCCACTCAGAGAGTACAAACTGCGGGGAAGTGACTCAGGCTACCAGAGAGGAAGCGTCCTCCCGGCTCCTAACATTGACATGCTTAAAGCCTTGGAGTACATCGAGAGCCTCCGTCAGAGAAGCGGCACAGACTCCCAGCAGCACAGCCCTCTCTCTGTGGGCTATGATGCAGACCACATGGATGATGCAGAGAAGCTGCGTGCAATGCTGAGACTGGCTTCTAACCCTACGCAGACTaaagatgaggatgaggaagaagaggaaggaagggaggacaAGAGTGAAGAGCTGCTCCAGGCCGTGCTCAGCACACTCCAGCAGACAGAAAAGGCATCCAAGCACCCGAGTGCCGAAGGAGAAGGCATAAAGGACAGCGTGTATCCCAGGGTGCAGCAGAAGCAACAGGGCATCCCGCTCCACAAGAAGTTGCCGCTAATGTtcgaggatgaggaggggggtgaggaagaggaggatgagcgCCCAGATATAGAGCACGAGAGCCACTTCAAACGCACCAATGAGAACGTGGAGGAGAAGTACACACCTCAGAATCTGGCGACGCTACAGTCTGTGTTCGACGAACTGGAAAAGATGAATAATGCGAAGACCGTGCAAAAGCGCCAAGGGGAGGAAGATGACAtggagaatgaggaggaggaggaagaggatgatgatgcaTTTCAGGTGAGGAATGTGGCTTACGATGACGTAGGAGGGGATCTCGCACTTGACTGGGGTCCACTGCAAGGacgggaggaggaagaggaagaggagggggacgaCAAACATGATATTGACCGAGGGCTTGATTATGTTGACGACAATGACGAAGAAGTGGATGagggtgatgatgaagaggaggatgatgaaggtTACCCAGTCAAGAGGTCAAACGATCCAGACGATGTTGCCAACCTAGTGGACTATTACCTCCTGAAAGTGctggagaaaacagaggaagaagagcagaagcgagagatagaggaagaggaggagaagcagagggcTGAGAGGAGAGCAGTCCAGGCACAGTACAGAGAAGACACGTTCCCACGAACCATCTACGAGTTTATTCAGATCTCCCAAAAATACCAGATCCCACCTGAAGACCTGATGGACATGCTCAAAACCGGTGAAATGATGAATCAAATCAAGTCTCAAAAGATGAACAAATTAAACAGAGCACAAAACCTGCTCTCTCAGATATCCAGCAAGAAGATACACAAGATTCCTGAGGCCACATTCTACAGCAGACGCCTGCCCGACACTCACAAATCCCCAGAGGAGCTGAGGACAGAGGAAATCCTCAAAATCCTGGGGTTAGGGGCCACAGACGACCGAGCTCCTGTCAGAACGCAGAAGCAGTACAAGAGCTCGCTGTCACGACTTCACACTCAGCCTGCGCGTAGTTCGGGGGAATCCACTCCCACGCAGCGGCGCTTTCCCAGCACATTAAAGAACGACTACGACAACACCATGGCAGAGGATGAGCTGGCAGCGTATTTGGCAGCTCAGATGCCTGCAAAGTATCTGAGCTCAGCGTACAGCAGCAAGGCGAGCCAAAAGCGGGACGAGGCCGGACAGAGCGTGACAGGCTCTTTTGAACAGGCCATACAAGACTATTTTGATCGCATGGACTCAGATAAAAGCCAGAATGAAAAGAGACAAGCTGAGGACACCGAGGGGGGAGGGGGCACGCAAATGCAAGACTTTGAAAATGAGGCCGTGATGAAACTGCTGAGCTACCTGAACCCAGAAAttgaagaaagtgataaagATGGGAAAAGTGTCCAAGGATATAAATAA